A genomic segment from Nitrospinota bacterium encodes:
- a CDS encoding mechanosensitive ion channel family protein: protein MEQFDLSFPTDTLLAYKIVGIEVKLLALSFIILFITFIARRFIVNKTMSVLTKIAEKTPTKWDDDLVVISKGPLSASIMVVGVWIALSILPLPTAPINIEIFVQRTANLALILIFTLFFFKATDIISQLLKEKASDPKHWMDTSLVPLIILTIKVFVGVVIVVFIFQNLGYSVSALVASLGIGGIAVALAAQGTLANFFGSLMIMIDRPFRIGDWIQAEGGTYEGIVEEIGFRSTKLRTFEKTVQVIPNDKLAAMVLENMDRRKDRSLNIRRIKMTIGVEYKTAPEQIEKAVLAIRNILKESPRVDDRQIYVYFSGFGDSSLNIFIYFFANSTIWRQWLETRQTICFDIMKVFKELGIVMAFPTRTIYLEKSDDFPDIINE from the coding sequence ATGGAGCAATTTGATTTATCATTTCCGACAGATACTCTGCTTGCGTATAAGATCGTCGGGATAGAGGTGAAACTGCTCGCATTGAGCTTTATCATCCTCTTTATTACCTTTATCGCAAGGCGTTTCATTGTCAATAAAACAATGTCGGTCTTGACAAAAATCGCCGAAAAAACCCCCACCAAGTGGGATGATGATCTCGTTGTAATTTCGAAAGGGCCTTTGTCCGCATCTATCATGGTGGTCGGCGTATGGATCGCGCTTTCAATACTTCCTCTGCCAACAGCGCCGATCAATATCGAAATATTCGTTCAGCGAACAGCCAATCTCGCTCTGATACTTATTTTCACGCTGTTCTTTTTCAAGGCGACCGATATCATTTCCCAACTCCTAAAGGAGAAAGCCTCCGATCCCAAACACTGGATGGATACGAGTCTCGTGCCTCTGATAATTCTCACTATCAAGGTATTTGTCGGCGTGGTCATCGTTGTATTCATTTTTCAAAACCTCGGCTACTCCGTCAGCGCCCTTGTCGCCTCGCTCGGTATCGGCGGTATCGCGGTAGCGCTCGCCGCGCAGGGAACGCTTGCGAATTTTTTTGGCAGTCTCATGATCATGATAGACAGGCCGTTCCGTATCGGGGACTGGATACAGGCGGAAGGAGGAACCTATGAAGGAATAGTGGAAGAGATAGGCTTTCGCTCCACTAAACTGAGGACATTCGAAAAAACCGTCCAGGTGATACCAAACGACAAACTTGCGGCAATGGTTCTTGAAAACATGGATCGGAGGAAGGATCGGAGCCTAAACATAAGGCGTATCAAAATGACTATCGGCGTAGAGTACAAGACTGCGCCCGAACAGATAGAGAAAGCGGTCCTGGCTATCCGAAATATCCTGAAGGAGAGCCCAAGGGTTGATGACAGGCAAATCTATGTATATTTCTCCGGGTTTGGTGACTCCTCGCTCAACATATTCATCTATTTTTTCGCCAACTCCACGATCTGGCGGCAATGGCTGGAAACACGACAGACGATATGCTTTGATATCATGAAAGTATTTAAGGAACTCGGAATTGTAATGGCGTTCCCGACACGTACCATCTACCTGGAAAAATCCGACGATTTTCCGGACATTATCAATGAATGA
- a CDS encoding tetratricopeptide repeat protein encodes MKTKLANWRKTQGYLDQLISLYGKMMVGKPRSFIFLPLADSCIKAGRLRLANEVINRGLSHHAGLTSGLLMKARIMMAQGKHEAAEKMISPIIEKSPDNFLARKLMAETCLKLNKPGIGIQHLEHVRKAACGTGIREDLFRMLEDASRKRNTPAEETGGNSKQNIVNTLERWLTNAGKMMIRE; translated from the coding sequence ATGAAAACCAAACTTGCGAACTGGCGTAAAACACAGGGATATCTCGACCAGCTTATAAGCCTTTACGGAAAGATGATGGTGGGCAAACCACGTTCATTCATCTTCCTTCCTTTGGCGGACAGCTGTATAAAAGCCGGACGATTAAGGCTCGCCAACGAAGTTATAAACAGGGGGCTTTCGCATCATGCCGGCCTCACTTCAGGACTGCTCATGAAGGCCCGTATAATGATGGCTCAGGGGAAGCACGAAGCGGCAGAAAAAATGATATCCCCGATAATCGAAAAATCTCCCGACAACTTTCTCGCTCGAAAACTTATGGCGGAAACTTGCCTGAAGCTGAATAAACCAGGAATCGGCATCCAGCACCTTGAGCATGTGCGTAAAGCCGCCTGCGGAACCGGCATACGCGAGGATCTTTTTCGCATGCTTGAGGATGCCAGCCGGAAGAGGAACACTCCTGCGGAGGAGACAGGAGGGAACAGCAAGCAAAATATTGTAAATACTCTGGAACGGTGGCTCACCAATGCCGGAAAAATGATGATAAGGGAGTAA
- the aroQ gene encoding type II 3-dehydroquinate dehydratase yields MKNVLVINGPNINLLGKREPSIYGSATYEDLCKDLLRDAKEKNLGLEIYQSNHEGEIVDKIQEASEKTDLIIINAGAYTHTSVAIRDALAAVSIPIIEVHISNIYKRENFRHHSYLSEIVSGIIAGFGTNSYFLALNAASRMLSKSES; encoded by the coding sequence ATGAAAAATGTCCTGGTAATCAATGGACCTAATATAAATCTTCTTGGAAAACGTGAGCCGTCGATATATGGAAGCGCCACATATGAAGATCTTTGCAAAGACCTCCTGCGCGACGCCAAAGAAAAAAACCTCGGCCTTGAAATATACCAGTCGAACCATGAAGGGGAGATAGTCGACAAGATACAGGAAGCCTCGGAGAAAACCGACCTCATAATAATCAATGCCGGAGCCTATACCCATACAAGCGTGGCGATAAGGGACGCGCTGGCAGCGGTTTCAATACCGATAATCGAGGTGCATATTTCAAACATTTATAAAAGGGAAAACTTCAGGCATCATTCGTACCTCTCTGAAATAGTCTCCGGTATAATTGCCGGGTTCGGAACGAATTCCTACTTTCTTGCATTAAATGCCGCCTCAAGGATGCTCTCTAAATCAGAAAGCTGA
- a CDS encoding aminopeptidase P family protein, with amino-acid sequence MKTASIHRKRTAKLVKELSLLGLDAFVTFNMKNIRYLTGFTGTSAAVAIADGKPLFFTDFRYATQVKKEVTSMKTVIVKSTWHDVASYLTSKKAKTIGYEGNSLTVDVLTSLKKLHKGHWRGVQPVEKLRTIKDDLEIKLIEKNFRILAKVFKMIPEMIQQGRMERDIASEMEFRLRQAGGDGKAFEFIIASGKRSALPHGVAGIKKISKGDNITVDWGCVLGGYHTDNTRNFSLGKPKAEFLKIHEIVLEANRRATEKVAHGVPLMEIDAAARNFIAGAGFAHRFGHGTGHGVGLDIHETPTVGPRAENVIAEAGMVFTIEPGIYLPGVGGVRIEDMVLVTKTGCRVLSRSIPQEITYI; translated from the coding sequence ATGAAAACCGCCTCAATTCATCGTAAGAGGACGGCAAAACTCGTTAAAGAACTTTCGCTTCTCGGCCTTGACGCCTTTGTTACATTCAATATGAAAAACATAAGATATCTCACCGGTTTCACCGGCACTTCAGCGGCAGTAGCAATCGCCGACGGCAAACCGCTGTTCTTCACGGATTTCCGCTATGCCACTCAGGTAAAAAAAGAGGTGACATCAATGAAAACGGTGATCGTGAAATCCACATGGCACGATGTAGCGAGCTACCTAACTTCCAAAAAAGCGAAAACGATCGGCTATGAGGGGAACTCTCTTACAGTCGATGTGCTCACTTCCCTGAAAAAACTTCATAAGGGGCATTGGAGAGGGGTTCAGCCGGTAGAAAAGCTTCGCACTATAAAGGATGACCTTGAAATTAAGCTGATAGAAAAGAATTTCAGAATACTGGCAAAGGTCTTCAAAATGATCCCTGAAATGATACAGCAGGGCCGTATGGAGCGGGATATCGCATCCGAGATGGAATTCCGGCTCCGCCAGGCCGGAGGCGATGGAAAAGCCTTCGAATTCATCATCGCTTCCGGGAAACGCTCCGCGCTTCCACATGGCGTGGCTGGAATAAAAAAGATATCCAAAGGGGACAACATAACCGTCGATTGGGGTTGCGTGCTGGGAGGGTACCATACCGACAATACCCGTAATTTCTCCCTAGGCAAACCAAAAGCGGAGTTTTTGAAAATTCATGAGATCGTCCTGGAGGCCAACCGGCGGGCCACTGAAAAGGTGGCGCATGGTGTACCGCTAATGGAGATCGATGCGGCCGCCAGAAACTTTATTGCCGGAGCAGGATTTGCCCATCGCTTTGGACATGGTACCGGACATGGTGTCGGCCTCGATATTCATGAAACTCCGACAGTCGGTCCCCGTGCCGAAAATGTCATTGCTGAAGCGGGCATGGTATTTACGATAGAACCCGGCATATATCTCCCCGGCGTCGGGGGGGTAAGGATCGAAGATATGGTATTGGTTACAAAAACCGGTTGTCGCGTCCTTTCTCGCTCCATTCCTCAAGAGATCACATACATCTAA
- a CDS encoding TetR/AcrR family transcriptional regulator codes for MKKEEKNDSVTEKILETARAVFAEKGFDGARVDEIAQKAGVNKATIYYHIGDKEKLYNSVIKNSITAMAESMEENAKGNEEITKKLRAHILSLLKTTGSAKGFSQLMLREVASGANRISDDLIDQMFRTFLATSGILGEGARKGELIKVEPMVLHMIIMGSTLFLHASAGLRQKVAKRKNLEQATLPIEKLAEQLADFFVDALKK; via the coding sequence ATGAAAAAAGAAGAAAAAAACGACAGCGTGACAGAGAAGATCCTTGAAACGGCGCGAGCAGTTTTCGCTGAGAAAGGATTTGACGGCGCACGCGTGGATGAAATTGCCCAAAAAGCAGGGGTAAACAAGGCTACGATCTATTATCACATTGGCGACAAGGAAAAGCTCTATAACAGTGTCATTAAAAATTCCATTACTGCGATGGCCGAATCCATGGAAGAAAACGCCAAAGGAAACGAAGAGATAACTAAAAAGCTCCGCGCCCATATCCTCTCTCTTTTAAAAACCACGGGCAGCGCCAAGGGCTTTTCCCAACTCATGCTAAGAGAGGTAGCTTCCGGCGCAAACCGTATTTCGGATGATCTTATCGACCAGATGTTCAGAACATTCTTGGCGACATCGGGGATACTCGGTGAAGGCGCAAGGAAAGGAGAATTGATAAAAGTAGAGCCAATGGTTCTTCACATGATAATAATGGGGAGCACGCTATTCCTTCATGCAAGCGCCGGGTTAAGACAAAAAGTGGCGAAAAGAAAAAATCTGGAGCAGGCTACTCTACCCATTGAAAAACTTGCAGAACAGCTAGCTGATTTTTTTGTAGACGCGCTTAAAAAATAA